One Gloeothece verrucosa PCC 7822 DNA window includes the following coding sequences:
- a CDS encoding fasciclin domain-containing protein, protein MADIIDTAANAGSFQTLVSAVKAANLVETLKGAGPFTVFAPTDEAFKKLPEGTVDALLKDIPKLSKILTYHVVSGQVTSADVVKLSSAKTVEGSELKIDASNGGVKVNNATVIKPDVDADNGVIHVIDTVLIPA, encoded by the coding sequence ATGGCTGATATTATTGACACCGCAGCGAATGCAGGCTCTTTTCAAACTTTAGTTAGCGCCGTCAAAGCGGCTAATTTAGTAGAAACTTTAAAAGGTGCTGGTCCTTTTACGGTTTTTGCACCTACGGATGAAGCGTTTAAGAAACTTCCAGAAGGAACGGTGGATGCTTTACTGAAAGATATTCCCAAATTGTCAAAAATCTTGACTTATCATGTCGTCTCTGGGCAAGTAACCTCGGCTGATGTGGTAAAATTGTCATCAGCAAAAACGGTAGAAGGTTCAGAATTAAAAATTGATGCTTCTAACGGTGGTGTTAAAGTCAATAACGCTACAGTCATCAAGCCTGATGTAGATGCTGACAATGGTGTTATCCACGTCATCGATACGGTCTTAATTCCTGCCTAG
- a CDS encoding TIGR04376 family protein, protein MGLFEDVTRFLEERLDEFLKNNPHLELQALLEQVREQEQDTTRLIRELESEKQRLEQQILALAQEIQTWHGRVNKAKSAGRLDLAEAAQEREAALLRQGNQLWGQMQGANKRLTQSQELLRQIQQRRKEVQAKAAQAQASSTSNGDTKGWNQGSTYKSYNKATDPLEAEFQRWEIDDELERIKRNLS, encoded by the coding sequence ATGGGTCTATTTGAAGATGTCACCCGCTTTCTAGAAGAACGACTCGATGAGTTTTTAAAAAATAATCCTCATTTAGAGTTACAAGCTCTTTTAGAGCAAGTTCGGGAACAAGAACAGGATACAACGAGATTGATTCGAGAGCTAGAATCGGAAAAACAACGATTAGAACAGCAAATTCTCGCACTAGCTCAAGAAATTCAAACTTGGCATGGCCGGGTTAATAAGGCTAAATCGGCTGGAAGGCTTGATTTAGCTGAAGCCGCACAAGAACGAGAAGCGGCTTTACTGCGCCAAGGGAATCAGCTTTGGGGACAAATGCAAGGAGCTAATAAGCGGCTGACTCAATCTCAGGAATTGTTGCGCCAAATTCAGCAGCGCCGTAAAGAGGTACAAGCTAAAGCGGCTCAAGCTCAAGCTTCTAGCACTTCTAATGGGGATACGAAAGGATGGAATCAAGGTTCTACTTATAAAAGTTATAACAAGGCCACTGATCCGCTAGAGGCAGAGTTTCAGCGCTGGGAAATTGACGATGAATTAGAGCGAATTAAGCGAAATTTGTCATAA
- a CDS encoding cyclic nucleotide-binding domain-containing protein: MLQPADTVKIFQRQPEQNFAPGEMIFEEGKEGQVMYGVIEGEVEMSLKGKVIETIRVGDVFGQGAIIHDDHLRASTAKAKTACKLAVLDREHFLFAVQQTPLFALQVMKSYSERFRQLKQTI; the protein is encoded by the coding sequence TTGTTACAGCCAGCAGACACAGTAAAAATTTTCCAACGGCAACCCGAGCAAAATTTTGCTCCTGGTGAGATGATTTTTGAAGAAGGAAAAGAAGGCCAAGTAATGTATGGTGTGATAGAGGGAGAAGTAGAAATGTCCCTCAAGGGCAAAGTAATCGAGACTATTCGAGTAGGGGATGTCTTTGGCCAGGGAGCTATCATTCATGACGATCACCTGAGAGCCTCTACTGCTAAAGCTAAGACTGCCTGTAAACTAGCCGTACTAGATCGGGAACATTTTCTGTTTGCCGTACAGCAAACCCCCCTGTTTGCCTTACAAGTGATGAAAAGTTACTCGGAGCGCTTTCGCCAACTCAAGCAAACGATCTAA
- a CDS encoding DUF4351 domain-containing protein codes for MPSIRNWIDEGREEGFREGMQIVIKRQLAQKIGIINPPVQKQLEQLSVFQLENLAIALLDFSGEQDLRTWLNEAMDNRVQ; via the coding sequence ATGCCAAGCATTAGAAATTGGATAGATGAAGGCCGAGAAGAAGGCTTTAGAGAAGGAATGCAGATAGTCATTAAGCGTCAACTCGCCCAAAAAATCGGCATCATTAACCCACCAGTCCAAAAACAACTTGAACAGTTATCAGTTTTTCAATTAGAAAATTTAGCGATAGCTTTATTAGATTTTTCTGGAGAACAAGATTTGAGGACTTGGTTGAATGAAGCGATGGATAACCGAGTACAATAA
- a CDS encoding histidine phosphatase family protein, which produces MKLKLYFLRHGETTSSQSGSYCGKLDIPLTPSGIQMGEDFALAYKNLAWTAIFSSPLQRAIHTAKPLADALGMEIQIRQGLREIQYGLWEGKTPQEVTSSYHDEYVRWLADPGWNSPTGGEKGIDIARRSSEVLEEIENTYSGGNILIVSHKATIRIMICSLLGIDLGRYRDRIGMPVAALTIVTMTEQGPLIEIMGDRSHLREELRKRYGT; this is translated from the coding sequence ATGAAGCTCAAGCTCTACTTTCTGCGACACGGCGAAACCACTTCTAGCCAAAGCGGCTCCTATTGTGGCAAATTAGATATTCCATTAACCCCATCAGGAATACAAATGGGGGAAGATTTTGCGCTGGCTTATAAAAATTTAGCTTGGACAGCCATTTTTTCGAGTCCCCTCCAACGAGCGATTCATACCGCCAAACCGTTAGCTGATGCGCTCGGAATGGAAATACAAATTAGACAAGGACTCAGAGAGATTCAATATGGCTTATGGGAAGGTAAAACACCCCAAGAGGTAACAAGCTCTTATCATGATGAGTACGTGCGTTGGTTAGCCGATCCCGGCTGGAATAGTCCCACAGGGGGAGAAAAAGGCATAGATATCGCCCGCCGTAGTTCAGAAGTGCTAGAAGAAATTGAAAATACTTACTCGGGTGGCAATATTCTAATCGTATCTCATAAAGCAACCATTCGAATTATGATTTGTTCCTTACTGGGAATCGATTTGGGACGTTATCGTGATCGCATTGGTATGCCGGTGGCGGCTCTTACTATCGTAACGATGACTGAACAAGGGCCTTTAATTGAAATCATGGGCGATCGCTCTCACCTAAGAGAAGAATTACGCAAACGATACGGAACTTAA
- a CDS encoding CobW family GTP-binding protein, with product MQTVDPQPGTSEALDAPKHGLPVTIITGFLGSGKTTLLNHILTNQQGLKTAVLVNEFGEIGIDNELIISTDDNMVELNNGCICCTINEDLVNAVYKVLERPEKVDYLVVETTGLADPLPVALTFLGTELRDMTRLDSIITMVDCANFSLDLFNSQAAYSQIAYGDVIILNKTDLVDEADVDALEVRIRDIKQGSRILRTKNSQVPLPLILSVGLFESDKYFNASEAKQDHSHDHDHEHHHHHDHEHDHHHHDHHHDHDHHHHHSDHLENDGFTSLSIQSDKPFSIRKFQYFLDNQLPENIFRAKGILWFDESPKRHIFHLSGKRFTLEDDEWKGEPKNQLVLIGQNLDHDKIREQIENCLCLPSISRGKGFGQ from the coding sequence ATGCAAACAGTTGATCCACAACCAGGTACTTCAGAAGCCTTAGATGCTCCTAAGCACGGTTTACCAGTTACCATCATTACAGGTTTTCTCGGCAGTGGCAAGACCACCCTACTGAATCATATCCTCACTAATCAGCAGGGATTGAAAACAGCCGTCCTCGTCAACGAATTTGGGGAAATTGGTATAGATAATGAATTAATTATCTCCACCGACGATAATATGGTGGAACTCAACAATGGCTGTATTTGCTGTACCATCAATGAAGATTTGGTCAACGCCGTCTATAAAGTGCTGGAGCGTCCTGAAAAAGTCGATTACCTTGTGGTAGAAACTACAGGATTAGCTGATCCGTTACCTGTAGCACTAACTTTCTTGGGGACAGAGTTACGGGATATGACCCGCTTAGACTCGATCATTACAATGGTAGACTGCGCTAACTTCAGTCTGGATTTATTTAACTCTCAAGCCGCTTACAGCCAAATTGCTTACGGAGATGTGATTATCCTCAATAAAACTGATTTAGTCGATGAAGCTGATGTAGACGCTTTAGAAGTCAGAATTCGGGATATCAAGCAGGGGTCAAGAATTTTACGCACGAAAAACTCTCAAGTTCCCTTACCCTTGATCCTCAGTGTCGGTCTGTTTGAATCGGATAAATATTTTAACGCTTCCGAAGCTAAACAGGATCATAGCCATGATCATGATCATGAGCATCATCACCATCATGACCATGAACACGACCATCACCATCATGACCACCATCATGATCATGACCACCACCATCATCATTCAGATCACTTAGAAAATGATGGATTTACTTCTCTATCTATTCAGAGTGATAAACCTTTTTCTATTCGCAAATTTCAATATTTCTTAGATAATCAACTGCCAGAAAATATCTTTCGGGCCAAAGGAATTCTCTGGTTTGATGAGAGTCCTAAACGTCATATTTTTCACCTGAGTGGTAAACGATTTACTCTTGAAGATGATGAGTGGAAAGGAGAACCCAAAAACCAGCTAGTGTTAATAGGACAAAACCTTGATCACGATAAGATCCGTGAACAAATTGAAAATTGTTTATGCTTACCTTCTATTAGCCGAGGTAAAGGGTTTGGACAATAA
- a CDS encoding SAM hydrolase/SAM-dependent halogenase family protein has protein sequence MSEQSIVTLLSDFGLQDGYVGVIKGVIAQINPSLKTIDITHQIPPQDLVAARFCLMNAYAYFPRGTVHVAVVDPGVGSERRGVAIQFSGGYLVGPDNGLFSGVLSLSPAVAAVELTHSEYWRTVQASTTFHGRDIFAPVGAYLASGIALQMLGTVIDIESLVPLPLVDLEFSDLGLRGCIQYIDIFGNLITNIPASAVEGKNWSVRVKQRVISRGKTYSDVDLGQLVSLIGSHNWVEIALNGGNAQTELALKVGEPIEILS, from the coding sequence ATGTCTGAACAAAGTATTGTCACCTTATTAAGTGATTTTGGCTTACAAGATGGTTATGTAGGAGTGATCAAAGGAGTTATTGCCCAAATTAACCCTTCGCTCAAAACCATCGATATCACTCATCAAATTCCCCCTCAAGACCTGGTGGCGGCAAGATTTTGTCTGATGAATGCTTATGCTTACTTTCCCAGAGGAACGGTTCATGTAGCTGTGGTTGATCCTGGGGTAGGAAGTGAACGCCGAGGAGTAGCGATACAATTTTCAGGAGGGTATTTAGTCGGTCCGGATAATGGTTTATTTAGCGGCGTTCTGAGTTTATCCCCGGCGGTGGCGGCGGTGGAGTTAACCCATTCAGAATACTGGCGTACTGTTCAGGCAAGCACCACTTTTCACGGACGAGATATTTTTGCACCAGTGGGAGCTTATTTAGCGAGTGGAATTGCTTTACAAATGTTAGGCACTGTCATCGATATAGAAAGTCTTGTACCATTGCCGCTTGTGGACCTCGAGTTCAGTGATCTTGGGTTAAGGGGTTGTATTCAATATATTGATATTTTTGGCAATTTAATTACTAATATTCCAGCGAGTGCAGTAGAAGGAAAAAATTGGTCAGTGCGGGTAAAACAAAGAGTTATTTCTCGAGGAAAAACCTACAGTGATGTAGATTTGGGTCAATTAGTCAGTTTAATTGGGAGTCATAATTGGGTAGAAATAGCCCTTAATGGAGGAAATGCCCAAACCGAGTTAGCCTTAAAAGTTGGAGAGCCAATCGAAATTTTATCTTAA
- the dtd gene encoding D-aminoacyl-tRNA deacylase, with protein sequence MRVIIQRVISSQVTVDGEIVGKIGRGLNLLVGIAATDTEKEIDWMSRKCLELRLFSTGDGEDRWEKSVQDIQGELLVISQFTLYGDCRKGRRPSFSDSAPPPIAQQLYDLFVSKLALSGLRLQTGRFGAMMQVTIENDGPVTLLLEREATL encoded by the coding sequence ATGCGTGTTATTATCCAACGAGTTATATCTTCTCAGGTTACTGTGGATGGCGAAATAGTCGGTAAAATTGGACGCGGATTAAATCTATTAGTAGGTATTGCCGCCACTGATACTGAAAAGGAAATTGATTGGATGAGCCGCAAATGTTTAGAGTTGCGTCTATTTAGCACCGGTGACGGAGAAGATCGTTGGGAAAAATCGGTGCAAGATATTCAAGGAGAATTACTGGTTATTAGTCAGTTTACCCTCTATGGTGATTGCCGCAAAGGTCGTCGTCCTTCTTTTAGTGACTCTGCTCCTCCCCCTATCGCTCAACAATTATATGACCTCTTTGTCAGCAAACTAGCACTCAGTGGGTTGCGCTTACAGACAGGTCGATTCGGTGCAATGATGCAGGTTACTATAGAAAATGATGGGCCGGTCACTCTTTTACTGGAACGAGAAGCGACTCTATAA